In Thermus islandicus DSM 21543, one genomic interval encodes:
- the gcvT gene encoding glycine cleavage system aminomethyltransferase GcvT, with protein sequence MRKTPLYEAHLRLGARMVNFAGYLLPLQYTSILEEHLAVRRKAGLFDVSHMGEFLVRGEEALAFLQWATANDASRLQVGRAQYSMLPNERGGVVDDVYLYRLEEEAYLMVVNAANIAKDFAHLRSLAQGFRVELLDLSEETALLALQGREAAALLQGLTDLDLSQRRKNDVFLAQVAGRPARLARTGYTGEDGFELFLAPEDAEAVFLALLEAGATPCGLGARDTLRLEAGFPLYGHELSDETSPLCTPWAWVVKREKAFFGKEAMLARPCRERLLGLVLETGIPREGYRVLSGERPVGRVTSGGYSPLLEKGIALAYVEEGAEGPFAVEVRGRPVPAALSPLPFVPLK encoded by the coding sequence ATGAGGAAGACCCCGCTTTACGAGGCCCACCTGCGCCTGGGTGCGCGGATGGTGAACTTCGCCGGGTACCTCCTGCCCCTCCAGTACACCTCCATCCTGGAGGAGCACCTGGCGGTGCGGCGGAAGGCCGGCCTTTTTGACGTGAGCCACATGGGGGAGTTCCTGGTCCGGGGGGAGGAGGCCCTGGCCTTCCTCCAGTGGGCCACGGCGAACGATGCAAGCCGCCTCCAGGTGGGCCGGGCCCAGTACTCCATGCTCCCGAACGAGCGGGGGGGCGTGGTGGACGATGTGTACCTCTACCGCCTGGAGGAGGAGGCCTACCTCATGGTGGTAAACGCAGCCAACATCGCCAAGGACTTCGCCCACCTCCGCTCCCTGGCCCAGGGCTTCCGGGTGGAGCTTTTGGACCTCTCCGAGGAGACCGCCCTCCTCGCCCTCCAGGGCAGGGAGGCGGCGGCGCTCCTCCAGGGGCTCACCGACTTGGACCTCTCCCAGAGGAGGAAGAACGACGTCTTCTTGGCCCAGGTGGCGGGGCGGCCCGCCCGCCTCGCCCGCACCGGGTACACGGGGGAGGACGGGTTTGAGCTCTTCCTGGCGCCGGAGGACGCCGAGGCCGTTTTCCTGGCCCTCCTCGAGGCGGGGGCTACCCCTTGTGGCCTTGGGGCCCGGGACACCCTTAGGCTCGAGGCGGGCTTCCCCCTCTATGGCCACGAGCTCAGCGACGAGACAAGCCCCCTCTGCACCCCCTGGGCCTGGGTGGTGAAGCGGGAGAAGGCCTTCTTCGGCAAGGAGGCGATGCTGGCCCGGCCGTGCCGGGAGCGGCTTTTGGGCCTTGTGCTGGAGACGGGGATCCCTAGGGAGGGGTACCGGGTGCTTTCGGGAGAACGCCCCGTGGGCCGGGTGACGAGCGGGGGCTACTCGCCCCTTCTGGAGAAGGGCATCGCCCTGGCCTACGTGGAGGAGGGGGCGGAGGGGCCTTTTGCGGTGGAGGTGCGGGGGCGGCCGGTCCCCGCCGCCCTTAGCCCTCTCCCCTTTGTGCCGCTAAAATAG
- the gcvH gene encoding glycine cleavage system protein GcvH: protein MDIPKDRFYTKTHEWALPEGDTVLVGITDYAQDALGDVVYVELPEVGRQVEKGEAIAVVESVKTASDIYAPVAGEVVEVNLALEKTPELINQDPYGEGWIFRLRPRDMAHLDELLDAQGYQTALEGEV, encoded by the coding sequence ATGGACATACCCAAGGACCGCTTTTACACCAAGACCCACGAGTGGGCCCTGCCCGAGGGGGACACGGTGCTCGTTGGGATCACCGACTACGCCCAGGACGCCCTGGGGGACGTGGTCTACGTGGAGTTACCCGAGGTGGGCCGGCAGGTGGAGAAGGGCGAGGCCATCGCCGTGGTGGAGAGCGTGAAGACCGCCTCCGATATCTACGCCCCCGTGGCCGGGGAGGTGGTGGAGGTCAACCTGGCCCTGGAGAAGACCCCGGAGCTCATCAACCAGGACCCCTATGGGGAGGGCTGGATCTTCCGCCTCCGGCCGCGGGATATGGCGCACCTGGATGAGCTTCTGGACGCGCAAGGCTACCAGACGGCCCTGGAGGGCGAGGTTTAG
- the gcvPA gene encoding aminomethyl-transferring glycine dehydrogenase subunit GcvPA: MDYTPHTEEEIRAMLERVGAESLQDLFAHLPREVVNPEIRLPEPMPEWAVLEELSRLARENLPAHKAFLGGGVRSHHVPPVVQALALRGEFLTAYTPYQPEVSQGVLQATFEYQTMIAELTGLEVANASMYDGATALAEGVLLALRETGRMGVLVSQGVHPEYREVLQAYLEAVGAELRTLPLEGGRTPVPPVEEGVGAVVAQNPNFLGALEDLRPLAEAAHRAGALFVAVADPLSLALLKPPGALGADIAVGDGQVLGLPMGFGGPHFGYLATKKAFVRQLPGRLVSETVDVDGRRGFLLTLQAREQYIRRAKARSNITTNAQLTALMGAMYLAALGPEGLREVALKGVAQAHRLRSLLLELPGVSPFTPEPFFNEFVLRLPRDPQEVRRALAERGLHAATPVPGEYGERLALFAATELHEEEDLLALRDALAEVLA; the protein is encoded by the coding sequence ATGGACTACACGCCGCACACGGAGGAGGAGATCCGGGCCATGCTGGAACGGGTGGGGGCGGAGAGCCTGCAAGACCTCTTTGCCCACCTGCCTAGGGAGGTGGTAAACCCCGAGATCCGCCTCCCCGAGCCCATGCCGGAGTGGGCCGTGCTGGAAGAGCTTTCGCGCCTGGCACGGGAGAACCTTCCTGCCCACAAGGCCTTCCTGGGCGGGGGGGTGCGGAGCCACCATGTGCCCCCGGTGGTCCAGGCCCTGGCCTTAAGGGGGGAGTTCCTCACCGCCTATACCCCCTACCAGCCTGAGGTGAGCCAGGGGGTCCTGCAGGCCACCTTTGAGTACCAGACCATGATCGCCGAGCTCACGGGGCTGGAGGTGGCCAACGCCTCCATGTACGACGGGGCCACCGCCCTGGCCGAGGGGGTGCTCCTCGCCCTCCGGGAGACGGGGAGGATGGGGGTGCTGGTCTCCCAGGGGGTCCACCCCGAGTACCGGGAGGTGCTCCAGGCCTACCTGGAGGCGGTGGGGGCAGAGCTCAGGACCCTTCCCCTGGAAGGGGGAAGGACCCCGGTGCCCCCGGTGGAGGAGGGGGTGGGGGCGGTGGTGGCCCAGAACCCCAACTTCCTGGGGGCCCTGGAGGACCTAAGGCCCCTGGCCGAGGCCGCCCACCGGGCAGGGGCCCTCTTCGTGGCCGTGGCCGACCCCCTTTCCCTCGCCCTCCTCAAGCCCCCGGGGGCCTTGGGGGCCGACATCGCTGTGGGGGACGGGCAGGTCCTGGGGCTGCCCATGGGCTTCGGCGGCCCCCACTTCGGGTATTTGGCTACCAAAAAGGCCTTCGTGCGCCAGCTTCCCGGGAGGCTCGTCTCCGAGACCGTGGATGTGGACGGGAGGCGGGGCTTCCTCCTCACCCTCCAGGCCCGGGAGCAGTACATAAGGCGGGCCAAGGCGAGGAGCAACATCACCACCAACGCCCAGCTCACGGCGCTCATGGGGGCGATGTACCTGGCGGCCCTGGGCCCCGAGGGGCTTAGGGAGGTGGCCCTAAAGGGGGTGGCCCAGGCCCACCGCCTCCGGTCCTTGCTCCTGGAGCTTCCCGGGGTTTCGCCCTTCACCCCCGAGCCCTTCTTCAACGAGTTCGTCCTTAGGCTTCCCAGGGATCCTCAGGAGGTGCGGCGGGCCTTGGCCGAGCGGGGCCTCCACGCGGCCACCCCGGTGCCCGGGGAGTACGGCGAGAGGCTTGCCCTCTTCGCCGCCACGGAACTCCACGAGGAGGAGGACCTCCTGGCCCTAAGGGACGCTTTGGCGGAGGTGCTTGCATGA
- the gcvPB gene encoding aminomethyl-transferring glycine dehydrogenase subunit GcvPB: protein MSYPLIYERSRKGRRGLKLVKGTPRAEDFLPKEHLRETPPRLPEVDELTLVRHYTGLSRRQVGVDTTFYPLGSCTMKYNPKLHEEAARLFHPLHPYQDPGTVQGALRLMWELGEYLKALTGMDAITLEPAAGAHGELTGILVIRAYHEDRGEGKARRLVLVPDSAHGSNPATASMAGYQVKEIPSGPDGEVDLEALKRELGPHVAALMLTNPNTLGLFERRILEIARLCKEAGVQLYYDGANLNAVMGWARPGDMGFDVVHLNLHKTFTVPHGGGGPGSGPVGVKAHLAPYLPVPLVARGEEGFYLDFGRPKSIGRVRSFHGNFLALVRAWAYIRTLGLEGLKKAAALSVLNARYLKELLKERGYRVPYDGPTMHEFVAQPPPGFRALDLAKGLLELGFHPPTVYFPLIVKEALMVEPTETESKETLEAFAEAMGELLKKPREWLENAPYTTPVRRLDEVRANKHPKLTYFDES from the coding sequence ATGAGCTACCCCCTGATCTACGAGCGGAGCCGGAAGGGGAGGCGGGGCCTCAAGCTGGTGAAGGGGACGCCTCGGGCGGAGGACTTCCTCCCTAAGGAGCACCTCAGGGAGACCCCGCCCCGCCTCCCCGAGGTGGACGAGCTCACCCTGGTGCGCCACTACACGGGGCTTTCCCGCCGCCAGGTGGGGGTGGACACCACCTTCTACCCCTTGGGCTCGTGCACCATGAAGTACAACCCCAAGCTCCACGAGGAGGCGGCGAGGCTCTTCCATCCCCTCCACCCTTACCAGGATCCGGGGACGGTCCAGGGAGCCTTGAGGCTCATGTGGGAGCTCGGGGAGTACCTGAAGGCCCTTACGGGCATGGACGCCATCACCCTGGAGCCCGCCGCTGGCGCCCATGGGGAGCTCACGGGGATCCTCGTCATCCGCGCCTACCACGAGGACCGGGGAGAGGGGAAGGCGAGGCGGCTCGTCCTCGTTCCCGATTCCGCCCACGGCTCCAACCCCGCCACCGCCAGCATGGCGGGCTACCAGGTGAAGGAGATCCCTTCAGGCCCCGACGGGGAGGTGGACCTCGAGGCCCTAAAGCGCGAGCTCGGTCCCCACGTGGCCGCCCTCATGCTCACCAACCCCAACACCCTGGGCCTCTTTGAGAGGCGCATCCTGGAGATCGCCCGGCTCTGCAAGGAGGCTGGGGTCCAGCTCTACTACGACGGGGCCAACCTCAACGCCGTCATGGGCTGGGCGAGGCCCGGGGACATGGGCTTTGACGTGGTCCACCTGAACCTGCACAAGACCTTCACCGTGCCCCACGGTGGGGGTGGGCCGGGTTCGGGCCCCGTGGGGGTGAAGGCCCACCTCGCCCCCTACCTGCCCGTCCCCCTGGTGGCGAGGGGGGAGGAGGGGTTTTACCTGGACTTCGGGCGGCCTAAAAGCATCGGGAGGGTGCGGAGCTTCCACGGGAACTTCCTGGCCTTGGTCCGGGCCTGGGCCTACATCCGCACCCTGGGGCTAGAGGGCCTCAAGAAGGCCGCAGCCCTCTCGGTGCTCAACGCCCGCTACCTGAAGGAGCTTCTCAAGGAGAGGGGCTACCGGGTGCCCTACGACGGGCCCACCATGCACGAGTTCGTGGCCCAGCCGCCCCCGGGCTTCCGCGCCCTGGACCTGGCCAAGGGGCTTCTGGAGCTCGGCTTCCACCCGCCCACCGTCTACTTTCCCCTCATCGTCAAGGAGGCCCTCATGGTGGAGCCCACGGAGACCGAGAGCAAGGAAACCCTCGAGGCCTTCGCCGAGGCCATGGGGGAGCTGCTCAAAAAACCCAGGGAGTGGCTGGAAAACGCCCCCTACACCACCCCGGTCCGCCGCCTGGACGAGGTCCGGGCCAACAAACACCCGAAGCTCACCTATTTTGACGAGAGCTAA
- the ribF gene encoding riboflavin biosynthesis protein RibF has product MLFSEVADVPKGPKVVAVGSFDGVHLGHQHLLHQALAEAKARRLPLLVYTFDPPTKVFTRGEGFLMDLEEKVEALRALGVEMILAVPFNAEFASRSAEAFLEDLRTLGAEALYVGEDFRFGQGRAGTPEALEKVAPVRLVPLLELGGEAVKSSRIRARLKEGRVEEARHLLGRPYGAYGVVVEGEKLGRKLGFPTANLAVHPLKVLPPGVYAVEAEGAFGRYKGVANVGTRPTLGGGERRLEVHLLGFSGELYGEEMRVRFLKRIREERRFPSPEALAAQIARDVAEARAYFGL; this is encoded by the coding sequence ATGCTTTTCTCCGAGGTCGCTGACGTCCCCAAGGGCCCCAAGGTGGTGGCCGTGGGCTCCTTTGACGGGGTCCACCTCGGCCACCAGCACCTTCTGCACCAGGCCCTGGCCGAGGCCAAGGCCCGCCGCCTGCCCCTCCTCGTCTACACCTTTGACCCCCCCACCAAGGTCTTCACCCGGGGGGAGGGGTTCCTCATGGACCTCGAGGAGAAGGTGGAGGCCCTTAGGGCGTTGGGGGTGGAGATGATCCTCGCGGTGCCCTTCAACGCCGAGTTCGCCAGCCGGAGTGCGGAGGCCTTCCTGGAGGACCTGAGGACGCTCGGCGCCGAGGCCCTTTACGTGGGGGAAGACTTCCGCTTCGGCCAGGGCCGGGCGGGGACCCCTGAGGCCCTGGAGAAGGTGGCCCCGGTCCGCCTCGTCCCCCTTCTGGAACTCGGGGGGGAGGCGGTGAAGTCCAGCCGTATCCGGGCCCGGCTAAAGGAGGGCCGGGTGGAGGAGGCCCGCCACCTCCTGGGCCGTCCCTACGGCGCCTACGGGGTGGTGGTGGAAGGGGAAAAACTCGGGCGGAAGCTCGGCTTCCCCACGGCCAACCTGGCCGTCCATCCCCTGAAGGTCCTCCCCCCCGGGGTCTACGCCGTGGAGGCCGAGGGGGCCTTCGGCCGCTACAAGGGGGTAGCGAACGTGGGTACCCGCCCCACCCTAGGGGGCGGGGAAAGGCGGCTTGAGGTGCACCTCCTGGGCTTCTCCGGCGAGCTCTACGGGGAGGAGATGCGGGTGCGGTTCCTCAAACGGATCCGGGAGGAGAGGCGCTTCCCCTCTCCGGAAGCCCTGGCCGCCCAGATCGCCCGGGACGTGGCCGAGGCTCGGGCCTACTTCGGGCTTTAG
- a CDS encoding NUDIX hydrolase, whose product MERTYLYRGRILNLALQGRYEIVEHKPAVAVIALKEGRMLFVRQMRPAVGLAPLEIPAGLIEPGEDPLEAARRELAEEAGLTGDLTYLFSFYVSPGFTDEKTFVYLAENLREERATPDEDEAIEVVWMRPEEALQRHQRGEAEFSATGLVGVLYYHAFLRGR is encoded by the coding sequence GTGGAGCGCACCTATCTCTACCGAGGCCGCATCCTGAACCTGGCCCTCCAGGGCCGCTACGAGATCGTGGAGCACAAGCCAGCCGTGGCCGTTATCGCCCTCAAGGAGGGAAGGATGCTCTTCGTGCGCCAGATGCGCCCCGCGGTGGGCCTCGCTCCCCTAGAGATCCCGGCGGGGCTCATAGAGCCCGGCGAAGACCCCCTGGAAGCGGCCAGGAGGGAGCTCGCCGAGGAGGCGGGGCTTACCGGGGACCTCACCTACCTCTTCAGCTTCTACGTCTCCCCCGGCTTTACCGATGAGAAGACCTTCGTCTATCTGGCGGAAAACCTGAGGGAGGAAAGGGCCACCCCCGACGAGGACGAGGCCATAGAGGTGGTATGGATGCGGCCGGAGGAGGCCCTACAGAGGCACCAGCGAGGCGAAGCGGAGTTCTCGGCCACGGGGCTCGTGGGGGTGCTCTACTACCATGCTTTTCTCCGAGGTCGCTGA
- a CDS encoding amidohydrolase: protein MWLTDGRQSLLVEGERIARVEAGRRGRRFAALTPGLQDAHAHPLLWGRALRGLDLFGRSRPEEVAEEVAKRAFGLPPGAWVEGQGFLFPAPPPPGLLDRAAPENPVFLRSRDHHAAWINRRAAERAGLGPKTPAPEGGSFLRDGDGVPYYLLERAQELLFPHLPPPSPEDLARGLKDFARRGYTAVHAMGYEPPEALDWALGMELPVRLWWALPRGAWQGRRPGRYGEVHLAGVKFFADGALGSRTAWMHAPYPDGTFGTPLDPLEAIREEGEAALRAGFTLAVHAIGTRAVEGVLGVFRELAPLARERGLLLRLEHVQHVRDEALPLFAGLPLALSLQPLHLLQDQALVRAYGLPAREAFRFRSLWATGLPVAFGSDAPVAPPEYAWNLEAATRHPLAPEEGLDPGEVLLAHTLGAARAAGWEDGGRLAPGHRADLTLWEEGRPAGRVYRGNLELF, encoded by the coding sequence ATGTGGCTCACGGACGGGAGGCAAAGCCTCCTCGTGGAAGGGGAGAGGATCGCCCGGGTGGAGGCGGGGAGGCGGGGGCGACGGTTTGCGGCCCTCACCCCCGGCCTCCAGGACGCCCACGCCCACCCCCTCCTCTGGGGAAGGGCCCTTCGGGGGCTGGACCTCTTTGGGCGCTCCCGGCCCGAGGAGGTGGCGGAGGAGGTGGCAAAGCGGGCCTTCGGGCTTCCCCCGGGGGCCTGGGTGGAGGGGCAGGGCTTCCTCTTCCCCGCGCCCCCACCCCCGGGCCTCCTGGACCGGGCAGCCCCGGAAAACCCGGTCTTCCTCAGGAGCCGGGACCACCACGCCGCCTGGATCAACCGCCGGGCGGCGGAACGGGCGGGCCTGGGGCCAAAGACCCCGGCCCCGGAGGGGGGAAGCTTCCTCAGGGACGGGGACGGCGTGCCCTATTACCTTTTGGAGCGGGCCCAGGAGCTCCTCTTCCCCCACCTCCCCCCGCCTTCCCCCGAGGACCTGGCCCGGGGCCTAAAGGACTTCGCCCGCCGGGGATACACCGCCGTCCACGCCATGGGCTACGAGCCTCCGGAGGCCCTGGACTGGGCCCTGGGGATGGAGCTCCCCGTGAGGCTCTGGTGGGCCCTCCCCCGGGGGGCTTGGCAGGGGCGGCGTCCCGGGCGGTACGGCGAGGTGCACCTCGCCGGCGTGAAGTTCTTCGCCGACGGGGCCTTGGGGAGCCGGACTGCTTGGATGCACGCCCCCTACCCCGACGGCACCTTCGGGACGCCCCTGGACCCCCTCGAGGCCATCCGGGAGGAGGGCGAGGCCGCTTTGAGGGCGGGCTTCACCCTGGCGGTGCACGCCATCGGCACCCGGGCGGTGGAGGGGGTCTTGGGGGTCTTCCGGGAGCTCGCCCCCCTGGCCCGGGAGAGGGGTCTGCTGCTGCGCTTGGAGCACGTACAGCACGTGCGGGACGAGGCCTTGCCCCTCTTCGCTGGGCTTCCCCTCGCCCTCTCCCTCCAGCCCCTCCACCTCCTCCAGGACCAGGCCCTGGTGCGGGCCTATGGGCTGCCCGCTCGGGAGGCCTTCCGCTTCCGGAGCCTTTGGGCTACGGGCCTCCCCGTGGCCTTCGGCTCCGACGCTCCCGTGGCCCCTCCGGAGTACGCCTGGAACCTGGAGGCGGCCACCCGCCACCCCCTGGCGCCGGAGGAGGGCCTGGATCCGGGAGAGGTCCTCCTGGCCCACACCCTGGGGGCGGCCCGGGCGGCGGGGTGGGAGGACGGTGGACGGCTTGCCCCGGGCCATCGGGCCGACCTCACCCTCTGGGAAGAGGGGAGGCCCGCGGGCCGGGTCTACCGAGGGAACCTGGAGCTTTTCTGA
- a CDS encoding 2'-5' RNA ligase family protein, producing MYGVLVWPPEDLRAFMENLQAVHGVRGFGPPHLNLRQPFAWPYAEEALKIALEGILRGHAPFRVRLGGWGYFPQGVVYLRAYGGRAFARLYHALEPLAPPLKEIEGPSYLPHLTLALGLSPEEAGRLVPTLPLPPRRSFRVKEAALVRAEGEGVLVEVARFPLLG from the coding sequence GTGTACGGGGTTCTGGTCTGGCCGCCGGAGGACCTCCGCGCTTTCATGGAGAATCTCCAAGCGGTCCATGGGGTCCGGGGCTTCGGCCCCCCCCACCTGAACCTGCGCCAGCCCTTCGCCTGGCCCTACGCGGAGGAGGCCCTGAAGATTGCCCTGGAGGGCATCCTCCGCGGCCACGCCCCCTTTCGGGTCCGCCTCGGAGGGTGGGGGTACTTTCCCCAGGGGGTGGTCTACCTTCGGGCCTACGGGGGGAGGGCCTTTGCGCGGCTTTACCACGCCCTCGAGCCCTTAGCCCCACCCCTCAAGGAGATTGAGGGCCCAAGCTACCTTCCCCACCTCACCCTGGCCCTGGGGCTTTCTCCCGAGGAGGCGGGCCGCCTGGTGCCCACCCTTCCCCTGCCCCCCCGGCGCTCCTTCCGGGTGAAAGAGGCGGCCCTGGTCCGCGCGGAAGGGGAGGGGGTTCTGGTGGAGGTGGCCCGCTTTCCCCTATTGGGCTAG
- the rpoD gene encoding RNA polymerase sigma factor RpoD yields MKKAKNKKKAQEVEAKEPAVETLPDPEVTAEDDLPEPDPELLEADLADLEDPLDLGAAVDGDLLGPEGEEGLLEEEEEELALPKVSTSDPVRQYLHEIGQVPLLTLEEEIELARKVEEGMEAIKKLSEATGLDQDLIQEVVRAKILGAARVQNIPGLKEKLDPKTVEEVDRKLKSLPKELKRYLHIAREGEAARQHLIEANLRLVVSIAKKYTGRGLSFLDLIQEGNQGLIRAVEKFEYKRRFKFSTYATWWIRQAINRAIADQARTIRIPVHMVETINKLSRTARQLQQELGREPTYEEIAEAMGPGWDAKRVEETLKIAQEPVSLETPIGDEKDSFYGDFIPDENLPSPVEAAAQSLLSEELEKALSKLSEREAMVLKLRKGLIDGREHTLEEVGAYFGVTRERIRQIENKALRKLKYHESRTRKLRDFLD; encoded by the coding sequence TTGAAGAAGGCGAAGAACAAAAAGAAGGCCCAGGAGGTGGAGGCCAAGGAGCCCGCGGTGGAGACCCTTCCCGACCCTGAGGTCACCGCCGAGGACGACCTCCCCGAGCCCGACCCCGAGCTTCTGGAGGCGGACCTCGCCGACCTCGAGGACCCCCTGGACCTGGGGGCGGCGGTGGATGGGGACCTTTTGGGCCCGGAGGGGGAGGAAGGCTTGCTGGAGGAGGAAGAGGAGGAGCTCGCCCTCCCCAAGGTCTCCACCTCCGACCCGGTGCGCCAGTACCTCCACGAGATCGGGCAGGTGCCCCTCCTCACCCTCGAGGAGGAGATTGAGCTCGCGAGGAAGGTAGAGGAGGGCATGGAGGCCATCAAGAAGCTCTCCGAGGCCACGGGCCTGGACCAGGACCTCATTCAGGAGGTGGTGCGGGCTAAGATCCTGGGCGCGGCCCGGGTCCAAAACATCCCCGGCCTTAAGGAGAAGCTGGACCCCAAGACCGTGGAGGAGGTGGACCGGAAGCTGAAAAGCCTCCCCAAGGAGCTCAAGCGCTACCTGCACATCGCCCGGGAGGGGGAGGCGGCGAGGCAGCACCTCATTGAGGCCAACCTCAGGCTCGTGGTCTCCATCGCCAAGAAATACACGGGACGGGGCCTCTCTTTCCTGGATCTAATCCAGGAGGGAAACCAGGGCCTCATCCGGGCGGTGGAGAAGTTTGAGTACAAACGCCGCTTCAAGTTCTCCACCTACGCCACCTGGTGGATCCGGCAGGCCATCAACCGGGCCATCGCGGACCAGGCCCGTACCATCCGCATCCCCGTCCACATGGTGGAGACCATCAACAAGCTCTCCCGCACGGCGAGGCAGCTCCAGCAGGAGCTGGGCCGGGAGCCCACCTACGAGGAGATCGCCGAGGCCATGGGCCCGGGCTGGGACGCCAAGCGGGTGGAGGAAACCCTAAAGATCGCCCAGGAGCCCGTCTCCCTAGAGACCCCCATCGGGGACGAGAAGGACAGCTTCTACGGCGACTTCATCCCCGACGAGAACCTCCCCTCGCCTGTGGAGGCCGCCGCCCAAAGCCTCCTTTCCGAGGAGCTGGAGAAGGCCCTCTCCAAGCTCTCCGAGCGGGAGGCCATGGTCCTGAAGCTCCGGAAAGGGCTCATTGACGGGCGGGAGCACACCCTGGAGGAGGTGGGGGCCTACTTCGGGGTGACACGGGAGCGCATCCGCCAGATAGAGAACAAGGCCCTCCGCAAGCTCAAGTACCACGAGTCCCGGACCCGCAAGCTCAGGGACTTCCTGGACTAG
- a CDS encoding methyltransferase: MGLTLDAYRRLTPLPRPGGLLYVKPGARGFRDPVYDLLQKTVKPFGERALDLNPGVGWASLPLEGEMSVERLETSRAAYLCLQASGLRARLALPWEAEEEGYDLVVLALPAGRGTAYVEASLVAAARALRPGGRLYLGGDKNKGFERYFKEARDLLGYGEVLRREGPFRVALLEKEKPSPPLPPLWRGFQAQILGETFAFRHLPGVFSAGKVDKASLLLLEALVGEVGREGVRGRRVLDLGAGYGALSLPLARLGGEVVGVEDDLASVLSLRRSLEENGLRAQALHSDVDEALTEGEGFDIIVTNPPFHVGGAVILDVAQAFVEAAAARLKPGGGFFLVANPFLKYEALLEARFGNAKTLLAREYKVLFAKKEGGA; encoded by the coding sequence GTGGGGCTGACCCTGGACGCGTACCGGCGCCTCACCCCCTTGCCCCGGCCGGGGGGCCTCCTCTACGTGAAGCCCGGGGCCCGGGGGTTCCGGGACCCGGTCTACGACCTCCTGCAGAAGACCGTGAAGCCCTTCGGGGAACGGGCCCTGGACCTGAACCCCGGGGTGGGCTGGGCCAGCCTCCCCCTGGAGGGGGAGATGTCGGTGGAGCGGCTGGAAACCTCCCGGGCGGCCTACCTCTGCCTCCAGGCGAGCGGCCTGAGGGCCCGGCTCGCCCTCCCCTGGGAAGCAGAGGAGGAAGGGTACGACCTCGTGGTCCTAGCCCTTCCCGCCGGCAGGGGAACGGCCTACGTGGAGGCGAGCCTGGTGGCCGCGGCCCGGGCCCTCCGCCCCGGGGGGCGGCTCTACCTGGGAGGGGACAAGAACAAGGGGTTTGAGCGGTACTTCAAGGAGGCCCGGGACCTCCTGGGCTACGGGGAGGTGCTGAGGCGGGAAGGGCCCTTCCGGGTAGCCCTCCTGGAGAAGGAGAAGCCCTCCCCACCCCTTCCCCCCCTGTGGCGGGGCTTCCAAGCCCAGATCCTCGGGGAGACCTTCGCCTTTCGCCACCTCCCGGGAGTCTTCTCCGCGGGGAAGGTGGACAAGGCCTCCCTCCTCCTCCTCGAGGCCTTGGTAGGGGAGGTGGGCCGGGAGGGGGTGCGGGGGAGGAGGGTTTTGGACCTGGGCGCAGGCTACGGGGCCCTCTCCCTCCCCCTGGCCCGCCTGGGGGGAGAAGTGGTGGGGGTGGAGGACGACCTGGCCTCCGTGCTCTCCTTGAGGCGAAGCCTGGAGGAAAACGGCCTAAGGGCGCAAGCCCTCCACTCGGACGTGGACGAGGCCTTGACGGAGGGCGAGGGATTTGACATCATAGTAACGAACCCCCCCTTTCACGTGGGGGGCGCGGTCATCCTGGATGTGGCCCAGGCCTTCGTGGAAGCGGCGGCGGCGCGGCTGAAGCCGGGCGGTGGGTTTTTTCTGGTGGCCAACCCCTTTCTCAAGTACGAGGCCCTGCTGGAGGCACGCTTTGGCAACGCCAAAACCCTCTTGGCGAGGGAGTACAAGGTGCTCTTCGCAAAGAAGGAGGGAGGAGCTTGA